A stretch of the Dyella telluris genome encodes the following:
- a CDS encoding acetolactate synthase large subunit → MKAAQLFVKALEAEGVRSIFGVPGEENLDFVEALRESSIKLVLTRHEQAAGFMAATWGRLTGETGVALSTLGPGATNLVTAAAYAQLGAMPMLMITGQKPIREHKQGLFQLVDVVDMMQPLTKYTRQIVSAPTIPARVREAFRRAEEERPGAVHLELPEDIARDTVEDAILLPTEYARRPSPDDAALVQAAEAITRAKHPILMIGAAANRQRTTVALRDFIDKLGIPFFTTQMGKGVIDEDHPLWLGNAALSDGDFVHRAIDAADVIINAGHDVVEKPPFFMRKGRRTVIHINFSSAEVDAVYFPQIEVVGDIAHTIERLTDALQTQDHWNFHYFDRVRDAFHQQLDDHARDSRFPMHPVRIVDDTRRFMPDDGVLCLDNGMYKIWYARYYRARQPNTVLLDNALATMGAGLPSAMAAKMVYPDRKVLAICGDGGFMMNAQELETAVRLKMDLVILLLRDDAYGMIRWKQGEMGYPDYGMVFGNPDFVAFAQAHGAHGHRPGSADEFLPTLERAFNAGGVHLIDLAIDYSDNHRILNEDIPRLSAAV, encoded by the coding sequence ATGAAGGCAGCGCAACTGTTCGTGAAAGCCCTGGAAGCCGAAGGCGTCCGCAGCATCTTCGGCGTACCGGGTGAGGAAAACCTGGACTTTGTCGAAGCGCTGCGCGAATCCTCCATCAAGCTTGTCCTTACCCGGCACGAACAGGCCGCCGGCTTCATGGCCGCCACCTGGGGGCGACTCACCGGCGAAACCGGCGTCGCGCTTTCCACCCTGGGCCCCGGCGCGACCAACCTGGTGACTGCCGCAGCCTACGCACAGCTCGGCGCCATGCCCATGCTGATGATCACCGGGCAGAAACCCATCCGCGAGCACAAGCAGGGCCTGTTCCAGCTGGTCGACGTGGTCGACATGATGCAGCCGTTGACCAAGTACACGCGCCAGATCGTCTCCGCCCCAACCATACCCGCGCGTGTACGCGAAGCATTCCGGCGTGCCGAGGAAGAACGTCCCGGCGCCGTGCACCTGGAACTGCCCGAAGACATCGCGCGCGACACGGTCGAGGATGCCATCCTGCTTCCCACCGAATACGCCCGCCGCCCCTCGCCGGACGACGCGGCGCTGGTGCAGGCTGCCGAGGCCATTACCCGCGCGAAGCATCCCATCCTGATGATCGGCGCCGCCGCCAACCGCCAGCGCACCACGGTTGCGCTGCGCGATTTCATCGACAAGCTCGGCATTCCGTTCTTCACCACGCAGATGGGCAAGGGCGTGATCGACGAAGATCACCCGCTGTGGCTGGGCAATGCCGCCTTGTCGGATGGCGACTTCGTGCACCGGGCCATTGATGCGGCGGATGTCATCATCAACGCGGGGCACGACGTGGTGGAGAAACCGCCGTTCTTCATGCGCAAGGGACGCCGCACGGTCATCCACATCAACTTCTCCAGTGCCGAAGTGGATGCGGTGTATTTCCCGCAGATCGAAGTGGTCGGCGACATTGCCCACACCATCGAGCGCCTCACCGATGCGTTGCAGACGCAGGATCACTGGAACTTCCACTACTTCGACCGCGTGCGCGACGCGTTCCACCAACAACTGGACGACCACGCACGCGACAGCCGCTTCCCCATGCATCCCGTGCGTATCGTGGACGACACGCGCCGTTTCATGCCCGACGATGGCGTGCTCTGCCTGGATAACGGCATGTACAAGATCTGGTATGCGCGCTACTACCGCGCACGCCAGCCGAACACGGTGCTGCTCGACAACGCACTTGCCACCATGGGCGCCGGCCTGCCCTCGGCCATGGCCGCCAAAATGGTTTACCCGGACCGCAAGGTGCTCGCCATCTGCGGCGACGGCGGCTTCATGATGAATGCGCAGGAGCTGGAAACAGCCGTGCGCCTGAAGATGGACCTGGTGATCCTGCTGTTGCGCGACGATGCCTACGGCATGATCCGCTGGAAACAGGGCGAAATGGGCTATCCCGATTACGGCATGGTGTTTGGCAACCCCGATTTCGTGGCGTTTGCCCAAGCCCACGGCGCGCACGGACATCGCCCCGGCAGTGCCGACGAATTCCTGCCTACGCTGGAACGCGCGTTCAATGCCGGCGGCGTGCACCTTATCGACCTGGCCATCGACTACTCGGACAACCACCGCATCCTCAACGAAGACATCCCGCGCCTCAGCGCCGCCGTCTGA
- a CDS encoding aldehyde dehydrogenase family protein: MLAKSYPYYLANQPQTSKEMMDVLDKYSGKVATRVAVPDAKATEKAIAAAVKAAGPMREFKPWARQKVLQHCAQRFAERREELAYALCVEAGKPIKDSDGEVTRLIETFTIAAEEAVRINGETINLDIARRLDGYHGYTKRVPLGPVSFITPFNFPLNLVAHKVAPAIAAGCPFVLKPAERTPIGALIIGEVLAETDLPKGAFSILNLDGKHAGPLVEDPRFKLLSFTGSQIGWDLKARAGHKKVTLELGGNAACIIDADQAPHLDHVVDRLVFGAFYQSGQSCISVQRIYIHESLYDELRKRLVAAVKKLKAGDPKKKDTFLGPMIDEAAAERLHGWIEEARKAGGKVLCGGKRNGAMLEATLMENVPTSAKAHRQEAFGPFALLTKFRTFDEVADMVNDSDYGLQAGIFTDSLTNAMRAWNELDQGGVVVNDVPSFRVDNMPYGGVKLSGIGREGVRWAIEDMTELRLMVMKER; the protein is encoded by the coding sequence ATGCTTGCCAAGAGTTACCCGTATTACCTCGCCAACCAGCCGCAGACGTCCAAGGAAATGATGGACGTGCTGGACAAGTACAGCGGCAAGGTCGCCACCCGCGTGGCCGTACCCGACGCCAAGGCCACCGAGAAAGCCATCGCCGCCGCCGTGAAGGCGGCCGGCCCCATGCGCGAGTTCAAGCCCTGGGCGCGACAGAAGGTGCTGCAGCATTGCGCGCAGCGTTTCGCCGAGCGGCGCGAGGAACTGGCCTATGCGCTCTGCGTCGAGGCCGGCAAGCCGATCAAGGATTCGGATGGCGAAGTCACGCGCCTGATCGAGACCTTCACCATCGCCGCCGAAGAAGCCGTGCGCATCAACGGCGAGACGATCAACCTTGATATCGCGCGCCGCCTGGACGGTTACCACGGCTACACCAAGCGCGTGCCGCTGGGCCCTGTGTCGTTCATCACGCCATTCAACTTCCCGCTCAACCTGGTGGCGCACAAGGTGGCACCCGCCATCGCAGCCGGCTGCCCGTTCGTGCTGAAACCGGCCGAGCGCACACCCATTGGCGCGCTCATCATCGGCGAGGTACTGGCGGAAACGGACCTGCCCAAGGGCGCGTTCTCCATCCTCAACCTCGACGGCAAGCACGCCGGCCCACTGGTGGAAGATCCGCGCTTCAAGCTGCTGTCCTTCACCGGCAGCCAGATCGGCTGGGACCTGAAAGCGCGCGCCGGCCACAAGAAGGTGACGCTGGAACTGGGCGGCAACGCCGCATGCATCATCGACGCGGACCAGGCACCGCACCTGGATCACGTGGTCGACCGGCTGGTGTTCGGCGCGTTCTATCAGTCCGGCCAGAGCTGCATCAGCGTGCAGCGCATCTACATCCACGAGTCGCTCTATGACGAACTCAGGAAGCGCCTCGTGGCCGCAGTAAAGAAACTCAAGGCCGGTGATCCGAAGAAGAAGGACACTTTCCTTGGCCCCATGATCGACGAAGCCGCGGCCGAACGCCTGCACGGCTGGATTGAGGAAGCACGCAAGGCCGGTGGCAAGGTGTTGTGCGGCGGCAAGCGCAACGGCGCCATGCTGGAAGCCACCCTGATGGAGAACGTGCCGACCAGCGCCAAGGCGCACCGGCAGGAAGCCTTCGGTCCGTTTGCGCTGCTGACGAAGTTCCGCACCTTCGACGAAGTCGCCGACATGGTCAACGACTCCGACTACGGCCTGCAGGCGGGCATTTTCACCGACAGCCTGACCAACGCCATGCGCGCATGGAACGAACTGGATCAAGGTGGCGTGGTGGTCAATGA